A region of Polyodon spathula isolate WHYD16114869_AA chromosome 4, ASM1765450v1, whole genome shotgun sequence DNA encodes the following proteins:
- the fbxl6 gene encoding F-box/LRR-repeat protein 6 isoform X1 codes for MEDPGEAQRVAGTSQAAPAECVEEAPSSGSTRPGAAQKRKRNSTSKDTVKRTKVKVKSESAPKGKKKKAQRKTAKWNAPRYTIQETDNDMLLLIPDVDQYEVQRRTKRRARKVTKSNTKRSTAPKTTVKSQCKAERKRDGPPSAALVGVKLEEQGSWGVRLPAEILVRIFQVVVNRDGALPFLCRVSRVCRLWHGAASSPVLWRSTTLGFCWTEPGKQQLLKTQVKIQNTVSWLAQNRFSQLREFALCHWKHLVNYTVQTISQFCPHLTSLKLQDCAGVTSEAFLSLASGCTQLASLNLQHSQVHIPDLISFLETYGGRIKQLHITFNSRVMALINAISVLRLLNQTWLPKVVRGAAVFQSGFPQLEELCLATSSSSSVEEQVLHRLLHGSPRLRVLDLRGCYRVTPAGLSTLPCKELECLYLGLYCSSNNLTLPKEGSHLLTGQWKCTLLELDLRGQAFSEEDLEIAMTKLTGGEGSSPLRSLNLEGTKVPLSALRLVITLCPRLTYLNLTSCRYLPRGLKRVYRGQEDIQLLYDRLLKSTQVDLDD; via the exons ATGGAAGACCCGGGTGAAGCCCAGCGTGTTGCTGGCACCAGCCAGGCAGCACCTGCAGAATGTGTGGAAGAGGCTCCCTCTAGTGGTTCTACCAGACCAGGCGCTGctcaaaaaaggaaaaggaactcCACATCCAAAGATACTGTTAAGAGGACAAAGGTGAAAGTAAAGTCTGAGTCAGCACCCAAAGGGAAAAAGAAGAAAGCGCAAAGAAAGACAGCCAAGTGGAACGCTCCGAGATACACTATCCAAGAAACCGACAATGACATGCTGCTGCTCATCCCTGACGTGGACCAGTATGAAGTGCAGAGGAGGACTAAGAGGAGAGCGAGGAAAGTGACAAAGAGCAACACCAAGCGCTCCACAGCTCCAAAAACAACTGTGAAGTCTCAATGCAAGGCAGAAAGGAAGCGGGACGGTCCACCCTCTGCAGCCTTAGTGGGAGTGAAGCTGGAGGAACAGGGAAGCTGGGGGGTAAGACTTCCAGCTGAGATCCTGGTGCGGATTTTCCAAGTGGTGGTCAATCGAGATGGGGCTTTACCCTTTTTGTGCAG GGTCTCTCGGGTGTGCAGGCTATGGCACGGTGCTGCCTCCAGCCCGGTTCTGTGGCGCAGCACAACACTTGGTTTCTGCTGGACTGAACCAGGCAAGCAGCAGTTACTAAAAACACAAGTGAAGATCCAGAACACTGTAAGCTGGCTGGCCCAGAACAG GTTTTCTCAGCTCAGAGAGTTTGCCCTATGCCACTGGAAGCATCTTGTGAACTATACTGTACAG acCATTTCTCAGTTCTGCCCGCATCTCACTTCACTCAAACTGCAGGACTGTGCAGGTGTGACATCAGAGGCTTTTCTGAGCCTTGCCAGTGGCTGCACCCAGCTGGCAAGCCTGAATCTGCAGCATTCACAG GTGCATATTCCAGACCTGATATCTTTTTTGGAAACGTACGGCGGTCGCATCAAGCAGCTTCACATCACCTTTAACAGCAGAGTAATGGCATTGATTAATGCAATTTCT GTCCTCCGTCTCCTGAATCAGACCTGGCTGCCCAAGGTGGTCCGCGGGGCTGCTGTCTTCCAATCAGGGTTTCCCCAGCTTGAAGAGCTGTGCCTGGCCACTTCTTCCTCATCCTCTGTGGAAGAGCAGGTTCTGCACAGGCTGCTCCATGGCTCTCCCCGCCTGCGAGTCCTGGACCTGCGAGGCTGCTACCGGGTCACCCCTGCGGGCCTTTCCACGCTGCCCTGCAAAG AGCTGGAATGTCTGTATTTGGGGCTCTACTGCAGCAGTAACAACCTGACATTGCCTAAGGAAGGGAGCCACCTGCTGACAGGGCAGTGGAAGTGCACCCTGCTGGAGCTGGATCTCAGGGGCCAGGCCTTCTCTGAGGAGGACCTGGAGATTGCCATGACAAAGCTGACAGGGGGTGAAGGTAGTAGCCCATTGCGCTCTCTTAACCTGGAAGGGACCAAGGTTCCTCTCAGTGCACTCAG ACTGGTTATCACCCTGTGCCCTCGGCTCACATACCTCAACCTAACATCCTGCCGATATCTTCCCCGTGGGCTGAAAAGGGTCTATCGAGGGCAGGAAGACATCCAGCTGCTGTATGACAGGCTGCTAAAAAGCACACAGGTAGATCTGGATGACTGA
- the fbxl6 gene encoding F-box/LRR-repeat protein 6 isoform X2 → MEDPGEAQRVAGTSQAAPAECVEEAPSSGSTRPGAAQKRKRNSTSKDTVKRTKVKVKSESAPKGKKKKAQRKTAKWNAPRYTIQETDNDMLLLIPDVDQYEVQRRTKRRARKVTKSNTKRSTAPKTTVKSQCKAERKRDGPPSAALVGVKLEEQGSWGVRLPAEILVRIFQVVVNRDGALPFLCRVSRVCRLWHGAASSPVLWRSTTLGFCWTEPGKQQLLKTQVKIQNTVSWLAQNRFSQLREFALCHWKHLVNYTVQDCAGVTSEAFLSLASGCTQLASLNLQHSQVHIPDLISFLETYGGRIKQLHITFNSRVMALINAISVLRLLNQTWLPKVVRGAAVFQSGFPQLEELCLATSSSSSVEEQVLHRLLHGSPRLRVLDLRGCYRVTPAGLSTLPCKELECLYLGLYCSSNNLTLPKEGSHLLTGQWKCTLLELDLRGQAFSEEDLEIAMTKLTGGEGSSPLRSLNLEGTKVPLSALRLVITLCPRLTYLNLTSCRYLPRGLKRVYRGQEDIQLLYDRLLKSTQVDLDD, encoded by the exons ATGGAAGACCCGGGTGAAGCCCAGCGTGTTGCTGGCACCAGCCAGGCAGCACCTGCAGAATGTGTGGAAGAGGCTCCCTCTAGTGGTTCTACCAGACCAGGCGCTGctcaaaaaaggaaaaggaactcCACATCCAAAGATACTGTTAAGAGGACAAAGGTGAAAGTAAAGTCTGAGTCAGCACCCAAAGGGAAAAAGAAGAAAGCGCAAAGAAAGACAGCCAAGTGGAACGCTCCGAGATACACTATCCAAGAAACCGACAATGACATGCTGCTGCTCATCCCTGACGTGGACCAGTATGAAGTGCAGAGGAGGACTAAGAGGAGAGCGAGGAAAGTGACAAAGAGCAACACCAAGCGCTCCACAGCTCCAAAAACAACTGTGAAGTCTCAATGCAAGGCAGAAAGGAAGCGGGACGGTCCACCCTCTGCAGCCTTAGTGGGAGTGAAGCTGGAGGAACAGGGAAGCTGGGGGGTAAGACTTCCAGCTGAGATCCTGGTGCGGATTTTCCAAGTGGTGGTCAATCGAGATGGGGCTTTACCCTTTTTGTGCAG GGTCTCTCGGGTGTGCAGGCTATGGCACGGTGCTGCCTCCAGCCCGGTTCTGTGGCGCAGCACAACACTTGGTTTCTGCTGGACTGAACCAGGCAAGCAGCAGTTACTAAAAACACAAGTGAAGATCCAGAACACTGTAAGCTGGCTGGCCCAGAACAG GTTTTCTCAGCTCAGAGAGTTTGCCCTATGCCACTGGAAGCATCTTGTGAACTATACTGTACAG GACTGTGCAGGTGTGACATCAGAGGCTTTTCTGAGCCTTGCCAGTGGCTGCACCCAGCTGGCAAGCCTGAATCTGCAGCATTCACAG GTGCATATTCCAGACCTGATATCTTTTTTGGAAACGTACGGCGGTCGCATCAAGCAGCTTCACATCACCTTTAACAGCAGAGTAATGGCATTGATTAATGCAATTTCT GTCCTCCGTCTCCTGAATCAGACCTGGCTGCCCAAGGTGGTCCGCGGGGCTGCTGTCTTCCAATCAGGGTTTCCCCAGCTTGAAGAGCTGTGCCTGGCCACTTCTTCCTCATCCTCTGTGGAAGAGCAGGTTCTGCACAGGCTGCTCCATGGCTCTCCCCGCCTGCGAGTCCTGGACCTGCGAGGCTGCTACCGGGTCACCCCTGCGGGCCTTTCCACGCTGCCCTGCAAAG AGCTGGAATGTCTGTATTTGGGGCTCTACTGCAGCAGTAACAACCTGACATTGCCTAAGGAAGGGAGCCACCTGCTGACAGGGCAGTGGAAGTGCACCCTGCTGGAGCTGGATCTCAGGGGCCAGGCCTTCTCTGAGGAGGACCTGGAGATTGCCATGACAAAGCTGACAGGGGGTGAAGGTAGTAGCCCATTGCGCTCTCTTAACCTGGAAGGGACCAAGGTTCCTCTCAGTGCACTCAG ACTGGTTATCACCCTGTGCCCTCGGCTCACATACCTCAACCTAACATCCTGCCGATATCTTCCCCGTGGGCTGAAAAGGGTCTATCGAGGGCAGGAAGACATCCAGCTGCTGTATGACAGGCTGCTAAAAAGCACACAGGTAGATCTGGATGACTGA
- the fbxl6 gene encoding F-box/LRR-repeat protein 6 isoform X3, producing MEDPGEAQRVAGTSQAAPAECVEEAPSSGSTRPGAAQKRKRNSTSKDTVKRTKVKVKSESAPKGKKKKAQRKTAKWNAPRYTIQETDNDMLLLIPDVDQYEVQRRTKRRARKVTKSNTKRSTAPKTTVKSQCKAERKRDGPPSAALVGVKLEEQGSWGVRLPAEILVRIFQVVVNRDGALPFLCRVSRVCRLWHGAASSPVLWRSTTLGFCWTEPGKQQLLKTQVKIQNTVSWLAQNRFSQLREFALCHWKHLVNYTVQTISQFCPHLTSLKLQDCAGVTSEAFLSLASGCTQLASLNLQHSQVHIPDLISFLETYGGRIKQLHITFNSRVMALINAISVLRLLNQTWLPKVVRGAAVFQSGFPQLEELCLATSSSSSVEEQVLHRLLHGSPRLRVLDLRGCYRVTPAGLSTLPCKELECLYLGLYCSSNNLTLPKEGSHLLTGQWKCTLLELDLRGQAFSEEDLEIAMTKLTGGEGSSPLRSLNLEGTKVPLSALRLVITLCPRLTYLNLTSC from the exons ATGGAAGACCCGGGTGAAGCCCAGCGTGTTGCTGGCACCAGCCAGGCAGCACCTGCAGAATGTGTGGAAGAGGCTCCCTCTAGTGGTTCTACCAGACCAGGCGCTGctcaaaaaaggaaaaggaactcCACATCCAAAGATACTGTTAAGAGGACAAAGGTGAAAGTAAAGTCTGAGTCAGCACCCAAAGGGAAAAAGAAGAAAGCGCAAAGAAAGACAGCCAAGTGGAACGCTCCGAGATACACTATCCAAGAAACCGACAATGACATGCTGCTGCTCATCCCTGACGTGGACCAGTATGAAGTGCAGAGGAGGACTAAGAGGAGAGCGAGGAAAGTGACAAAGAGCAACACCAAGCGCTCCACAGCTCCAAAAACAACTGTGAAGTCTCAATGCAAGGCAGAAAGGAAGCGGGACGGTCCACCCTCTGCAGCCTTAGTGGGAGTGAAGCTGGAGGAACAGGGAAGCTGGGGGGTAAGACTTCCAGCTGAGATCCTGGTGCGGATTTTCCAAGTGGTGGTCAATCGAGATGGGGCTTTACCCTTTTTGTGCAG GGTCTCTCGGGTGTGCAGGCTATGGCACGGTGCTGCCTCCAGCCCGGTTCTGTGGCGCAGCACAACACTTGGTTTCTGCTGGACTGAACCAGGCAAGCAGCAGTTACTAAAAACACAAGTGAAGATCCAGAACACTGTAAGCTGGCTGGCCCAGAACAG GTTTTCTCAGCTCAGAGAGTTTGCCCTATGCCACTGGAAGCATCTTGTGAACTATACTGTACAG acCATTTCTCAGTTCTGCCCGCATCTCACTTCACTCAAACTGCAGGACTGTGCAGGTGTGACATCAGAGGCTTTTCTGAGCCTTGCCAGTGGCTGCACCCAGCTGGCAAGCCTGAATCTGCAGCATTCACAG GTGCATATTCCAGACCTGATATCTTTTTTGGAAACGTACGGCGGTCGCATCAAGCAGCTTCACATCACCTTTAACAGCAGAGTAATGGCATTGATTAATGCAATTTCT GTCCTCCGTCTCCTGAATCAGACCTGGCTGCCCAAGGTGGTCCGCGGGGCTGCTGTCTTCCAATCAGGGTTTCCCCAGCTTGAAGAGCTGTGCCTGGCCACTTCTTCCTCATCCTCTGTGGAAGAGCAGGTTCTGCACAGGCTGCTCCATGGCTCTCCCCGCCTGCGAGTCCTGGACCTGCGAGGCTGCTACCGGGTCACCCCTGCGGGCCTTTCCACGCTGCCCTGCAAAG AGCTGGAATGTCTGTATTTGGGGCTCTACTGCAGCAGTAACAACCTGACATTGCCTAAGGAAGGGAGCCACCTGCTGACAGGGCAGTGGAAGTGCACCCTGCTGGAGCTGGATCTCAGGGGCCAGGCCTTCTCTGAGGAGGACCTGGAGATTGCCATGACAAAGCTGACAGGGGGTGAAGGTAGTAGCCCATTGCGCTCTCTTAACCTGGAAGGGACCAAGGTTCCTCTCAGTGCACTCAG ACTGGTTATCACCCTGTGCCCTCGGCTCACATACCTCAACCTAACATCCTGCTGA